From a region of the Sminthopsis crassicaudata isolate SCR6 chromosome 6, ASM4859323v1, whole genome shotgun sequence genome:
- the ANKRD37 gene encoding LOW QUALITY PROTEIN: ankyrin repeat domain-containing protein 37 (The sequence of the model RefSeq protein was modified relative to this genomic sequence to represent the inferred CDS: substituted 1 base at 1 genomic stop codon), whose product MLLRICGAEVRQSAWYLTLPPQVDSLKHLLERGSAVNAPRDXCQSPVHLAAQAGQPFFLLWLLQSGADRNQQDSFGEAPIHKAAKVGSLECLSVLIASDVLIDLYNKDGQTAEDLAWSCGFLECAKFLTTVKYTENMKLSEQSKCSFKTDNYGLLLKNKRAYRNVDHSNGKKQRSDCR is encoded by the exons ATGCTGCTCCGGATCTGCGGGGCCGAAGTGCGTCAGTCCGCCTGG tatcTCACCCTCCCCCCTCAGGTGGACAGCCTGAAGCACTTGCTGGAGCGGGGCAGTGCCGTGAACGCCCCTCGAGACTAATGCCAGTCTCCAGTGCACTTAGCTGCCCAGGCAGGACAGCCCTTCTTTCTGCTCTGGCTGCTGCAATCAGGAGCTGACCGCAATCAACAG GATTCTTTTGGAGAAGCTCCAATACATAAGGCTGCTAAAGTTGGGAGCTTGGAATGTCTCAGTGTGCTTATAGCCAGTGATGTCCTAATTGA CTTATATAATAAGGATGGGCAGACTGCAGAAGATTTGGCATGGTCTTGTGGATTTCTAGAATGTGCCAAATTTCTCACAACTGttaaatatacagaaaatatgaaattaagtGAACAGTCCAAATGTTCATTCAAAACTGACAATTATGGTTTGctgcttaaaaataaaagagcataCAGAAATGTGGACCACTCAAATGGGAAGAAGCAACGATCAGATTGTAGGTAG
- the UFSP2 gene encoding ufm1-specific protease 2, which yields MVISETMDLLFRIRGGLDLAFQLASADDISTKKALKYVLSDLSNKLSSNALVFKICHSSVYIWPNSNMNTVPAELTDNTSCKEILRFIQFEQEEDTKRRFTKKKDKKLQGQLQIINIDLMLEMSTSLAAIAPIIERESGGHHYVNMTLPVDTVISADPEESWGVVRSRLVNSVHSQLTDMEKCILKYMKGTSIVVPEPLHFLLPGEKNLVTISYPSGVPDGQLQSYRKELHDLYHLPHDRPYFKRANAYHFPDEPFKDGYIRNPHSHLNPLGLESGMISIVQGIYGYHHYMQDRIDDSGWGCAYRSLQTICSWFRHQGYTDRSIPTHQEIQQALVDVGDKPATFVGSHQWIGSIEVQMVLNHLMGITSKILFVSQGSELASQGRELANHFQNEGTPVMIGGGVLAHTILGVAWNEMTGQVKYLILDPHYTGPEDLQIILEKGWCGWKGPEFWKKDAYYNLCLPQRPKVI from the exons GTGATTTCAGAGACAATGgatttgcttttcagaataagGGGAGGCCTTGATCTAGCTTTTCAGCTAGCTTCTGCTGATG ATATTTCTACGAAAAAGGCATTAAAATATGTATTGAGTGACCTTTCAAATAAACTTTCATCAAATGCCCTTGTCTTCAAAATTTGCCATAGTTCAGTGTACATATGGCCTAACAGCAACATGAACACAGTTCCAGCAGAACTAACTGACAATACTTCTTGTAAAGAAATACTACGTTTTATTCA GTTTGAGCAAGAAGAGGATACAAAACGAAGATTCaccaaaaagaaagataaaaagttaCAAGGACAG CTTCAGATAATAAATATAGATCTCATGTTGGAAATGTCAACTTCTCTAGCTGCTATAGCTCCCATCATTGAAAGAGAAAGTGGAGGTCATCACTATGTCAACATGACATTGCCGGTTGATACTGTTATATCTGCAGATCCAGAAGAATCATGGGGAGT AGTTCGAAGTCGTCTAGTAAATTCAGTTCACAGTCAACTAACTGATATGGAGAAATGCATTTTAAAGTACATGAAAGGAACATCTATAGTAGTCCCTGAACCACTGCACTTTTTATTACCAGGAGAGAAAAATCTTGTAACAATTTCCTATCCATCAGGAGTTCCAGATGGTCAGCTACAATCTTACAGAAAG GAATTGCATGACCTGTACCACCTACCTCATGATAGACCATATTTTAAAAGAGCTAATGCATATCACTTTCCAGATGAACCATTTAAAGATGGGTATATCAGGAATCCACATAGTCATTTAAATCCATTGGGATTGGAGTCTGGTATG aTTTCCATAGTCCAGGGCATATATGGCTATCATCATTATATGCAGGATCGGATAGATGACAGTGGCTGGGGCTGTGCTTATCGGTCTCTACAAACTATTTGTTCTTGGTTCAGACATCAGGGATACACTGACAGGTCCATTCCAACCCACCAGGAGATTCAGCAG GCCCTTGTTGATGTGGGGGACAAACCAGCAACATTTGTAGGGTCACATCAGTGGATTGGTTCGATTGAGGTACAAATGGTTCTAAACCATTTGATGggaataacttcaaaaatattatttgtcag CCAAGGTTCTGAATTAGCTTCTCAAGGAAGGGAACTTGCCAATCATTTCCAGAATGAAGGAACTCCAGTAATGATCG gTGGAGGAGTCTTGGCTCATACAATACTAGGAGTAGCCTGGAATGAGATGACAGGGCAAGTAAAATACTTGATTCTAGATCCTCATTACACAGGACCAGAGGACCTGCAAATCATTTTGGAAAAG GGTTGGTGTGGATGGAAAGGTCCAGAATTTTGGAAAAAGGATGCCTACTATAATCTCTGCCTTCCCCAGAGACCtaaagttatttga